From Candidatus Cloacimonadota bacterium, the proteins below share one genomic window:
- a CDS encoding GxxExxY protein — protein sequence MEAVYSDALEVEFELMNIPYKKEKDYYITYKGKRFSKYYKVDFLCFDKIIIEIKAVESILPIHKQQVFNYLRLSDLKLGFVINFGSTSLQWQRVPNLYTKTVNPSNPY from the coding sequence TTGGAAGCTGTATACTCTGATGCTTTGGAAGTTGAGTTTGAGCTGATGAACATCCCGTACAAAAAGGAAAAAGATTATTACATCACTTATAAAGGAAAGAGGTTCAGCAAGTATTACAAGGTTGATTTTCTTTGTTTTGATAAGATAATCATAGAGATCAAAGCCGTCGAATCCATCCTGCCCATCCATAAGCAGCAGGTTTTTAACTATCTGCGCTTGTCAGATCTGAAGCTGGGTTTCGTGATTAATTTTGGCTCCACCAGCTTACAATGGCAACGAGTTCCCAATCTGTACACCAAAACTGTCAATCCGTCAAATCCGTACTAG